In the Deferribacter desulfuricans SSM1 genome, TGACTAAAGTTTCAGCTATTTCTAAAGCAGCTTCACCGCTATCCGGTTGGCTGATGAGAAGTTCGTCGGTATTCACTCCGATTGCTTCTGCATAGACAGGGTCCAGTGCATGTTCTGCATCTATAAATGCAGCTACCCCACCCATTTTTTGAGCTTCTGCGATAACATGTAAAGCAACAGTTGTTTTACCACTTGATTCACTACCATATATTTCGGTTATTCTACCTCTTGGAATACCACCTACTCCAAGTGCAATGTCGAGGGATAAAGCACCTGTAGGTATTACTGGCGGCTTTTCTATCGCTTTATCACCAAGTCGCATAACTGCGCCTTTACCAAAATCTCTTTCAATTTTGCTCATTGCGAGCTCTAAAGCTTTTTTCTTATTTTCATCCATCTGTTTCCTCCTGGGATAATTTTTTTATATAAAGTGGTGAATAAATTGGACCTTCTTTTGTAAGCGTACTTTGAAATAGTGTGATTTCATTTACCTGAGATGATATCTTTTTAAAATTTTCATTTATTTTATCTATAAAATCATATAAGCGTTTTTTGTTAAACACAGTTTTTATTCTTGCTCCTGTTAGATGTATTATAAATTTTTTATTATCGAAAGTTATACGATTTTTTTTTAGGCAGTTTCTTAAGTTTTTTGTGAGATTAGCAAGTTCTTCAGAAAATCCGTTTAAAAAGAAGACTGTAGGTGAGCTATTTCTTTCAAAAAAAGAGAATTTATCAAAATAAACTGTTATAGGTTTAGATTTTATAGCATCAAGGCAATTGGTTATTTTATTTACATAAGTTTTTTGCTGTGAGCCTAAAAAGGCCAAAGTGACGTGGAGATTATTTATAGCAACAGGTTTAATCTTTGCATAATCTTTGATGCTATTTGTAACCTTTTCTACTAATGAGTTTACTTTATTATCAAATTTTACTGCGATAAAAAGTCTTAGATTTTCATTCACTCAAAAGCTCCAATAGATTACGAAAAGCAATATTAGCAGTTCTTTCACGTATGGCTTCACGGTCACCATTAAATAGATATTTTTTAATGAAAACTTTATCTTTCATATTGATCCCTACAAAAACTGTACCTACAGGTTTATCTTTTGTCCCTCCATCAGGCCCAGCAATGCCCGTAGTAGCAATGACAATGTCACTATTGAAGATTTTTTTGCAACCTGTTAGCATCTCTTTACAGCATTCTTCACTGACGGCGCCAAACTTTTCCAGCGTTTCTTTTGATACATTCAAAATATTATTTTTTGCGTCGTTGCTATAGGAAACGATACTTCCTAAAAATGATTTTGAGCTACCAGGAATATCTGTTAATTTTTTAGCGATAAGGCCACCTGTGCAACTTTCAGCTGTGGAAATTGTAATATTTTTAGCAATGAGCTTTTTTAAAATGACTGATTCTAAAGTGTCATCATCTTCACCAAAATAGAATTTGTTTAATTTATCCTTTAATTTTTCAGCAAATGCCATAAGCTTTTCATAATTATAACTTCTGATTCTGACTATGATCATACCTTTTGAAGTATTGATAATGACTTCTGTATCATCGCTTTTCTCTGTATTGATGATTGCCTCATCTACATCAGATTCTGGGATACCAATAAATTTTAAATCCTTTTTGTAAATAGGTTTTAAATCGAATCTATTTTTTAAGAAAGGGACAACATAATTTTCAAACATATGTTTCATTTCATAAGGTATACCTGGTAAAGAAATTATCAAACTTCCACTGTTTTCAACACAAAAACCAACAGCTGTTCCTTTATCGTTTTGAAAAAGTATGGCATCTTTAGGTAAGTAAGCTTGATGTTTGTGGCTTTCTTTTATTTTGACCCCTCTTACAGCCAATTTATTTTCTATCGATTTGTAAACATCTTCATAAAATATAAATTCTCTATTTGCAGCTAAAGCTACTGTTTCAGCAGTGAGGTCATCAAAAGTTGGTCCGAGTCCACCAGTGGTAATTGTGAGATCATAATTTTTTAGTGCATAAGTAAAATTATCTACAAGAATCTCTTTATTATCAGGTAGAGCCTTTATTTCAACTATTTTAAACCCTAAATCTGTGAGATGTTTTGCCAGATAAGTAGAGTTAGTGTCGGTAATACTACCTTCTAAAATTTCGTTTCCAATGGCAAATATTGCACAATTCATATAAATAGCCTCAATACCAAAATAATAATAAGAGTGTAGATTGCAGCCAAAATATCATCTAACATAATTCCAACCCCACCCTTTACACTGTTTTCAACATTTTTGATGGGGTAAGGTTTAAGAATATCAAAAAATCTAAAAATGAAAAAGGCAAGTATAAGATTTAATAAATTATAAGGGACAAAAATCATTATGAAATAATAAGCAACTATTTCATCTATCACTACTTCAGCAGGATCCTCTTTTTCGTAATAGTGTTGATAATATTCGCTTGCAATTATACCGATGATAAACATTGCAATGAATAGCAAAAACTTGAAAAAAATTGAAAAATTTAATGTGATTAAAACTATTGGGATTGCAACAAGAGTTCCAAATGTTCCTGGAGCGTTTGGAACAAAACCCACATTAAAACCTGTTGCTATCCATTTTAAAAATTTGTGCATAAAAACTCCTTAATTTTGTAATTTAAAAGCTTCTTTTAAATCTATTTTTCCTTCATAAAAGGCTTTACCGACAATACATCCGTAAATACGAGGTATTTCTTGAAGTCTTATTATATCTTCTATCCCTTTTACACCTCCAGACGCAATTATTGGTATTTCAGAATAATTAGCTAATTTCTTCAACATATCAAAGTTTAAGCCGGTTAGCATACCGTCTCTACTGATATCTGTATATATTAAAGCATGAGGTTTGAGACGTTTATAATAATCGATAATTTCAAAGATTGTCACATCGCTTTTTTCATACCAACCATCTGTTGCTACATTTTCATCTTTACAGTCAAAGCCTAATATAACTCGATTTTCATATTTATTGATAACTTCTTTAGTAAATTCTCTGTTTTTTATAGCTGCAGTGCCTATAATTATATAGTTTATCCCTAAATTAAAATATTTTTCAGCTTTTTCAAAATTCCTTATACCTCCACCAACCTCAATCTCAAGATTGGTATTTTGTACGATTTTTGATATTATATCAAAATTAACCGTAGTCCCTTCTTTTGCGCCATCTAAATCAACAATATGGATTCGTTTTGCTCCTAAGTCCTGAAACATTTTTGCAACATCTAAAGGATTATCGAAATATTTTGTTGAGTCTTTCATTACCCCTTGCTTTAGCCTCACAACTTTCCCTTCTAAAATATCTATAGCAGGTATTACTAACATTTCCATTCCCCAAAATTTTTGACTATTTTTAAACCGTTTTCAGCACTTTTTTCTGGGTGGAACTGAGTAGCAACAATATTGTCTTTTGCGGTTATGGCTGTAAAATCAATTCCGTAATTGCAGGTGGCTATAGTATCTTCAATTACTGGAGCAGAATAAGAGTGAACAAAATAAAAATAAGAACCGTTTTTCAATCCGTTTATAATTGGATGAGATTTTAAGATATTTATTGTATTCCAACCCATATGAGGTATCTTTTTGCCATCTTTAACTATATCTTCAGGAAATTTTTTTATACTACCATTGAAATAGCCCAACCCTTCAAAAATTCCAAATTCGAAACTTTTCTCAAATAATAATTGCATCCCAACACAAATACCTAAAAAAGGTTTCCCCTTTTTAATGTTTTCATGGATTACTTCTACTAAATCTAAATTCACAAGGTTTTTGTAACAATCTCCGAAAGCTCCAACACCAGGTAATACAATATGTGTTGCACTATCTATTCTTTCTTTATCATTTGTAATTATGGCATCAAACCCTACATACTCAAAGGCTTTTTGAACACTCCTTACGTTACCAGAGTTATAATCTATTATAGCGATCATTTATTCTAACACCCCTTTTGTTGATGAAATTTTATCGTTATTTATTTTTATCGCTTCTTTGACACTTCTCGCAAAACTTTTAAAGATAGCTTCTGCAATATGATGAGAATTTTTCCCATCCCTTTTATTTATATGTAATGTTACTTTTGCATTTTTTGTAAATGCTTGAAAGAATTCTTCTATCAACTCTGTATGAAAATCACCAATTTTTTCAGTATAAAATTCTGCATTGAATACCAAAAAAGGTCTTCCAGAGAAATCGATAGCGGTCTCAACTAATGCCTCATCCATTGGAATTAATGAAAAACCGTATCTATTTATACCTTTTTTATCTCCCAAAGCCTGATAGAACGCTTTTCCCAAAAGGATGCCCACATCTTCTACTAAATGATGATAATCTACATGGGTGTCCCCTTTTGCTTTCAATTTCAAATCTATAGCTGAATGATGTGTGAAAAGCTCTAACATATGGTTAAAAAAGCCTACTTCTGTTTCTATTTCATATTCACCTTTACCATCGAGGTTTATAGTGAGTTTTATTTCAGTTTCTTTAGTTTTTCTTTCTAATGTAGCTGTTCTCATAGTTTATCCCCTAAAATAATCTCTTGCTTTAATAGTATAAAATACTATATAAATTTTACAATAAAATTAATAAAAATAAATAAACTTTTTGAGGTTTCAATGAACCTACGTAAGATTACGCCTCTTTATGAACTAAGTAAAAAAGATATAGAGCATATTAGATCTATTAAAGAAGATATGTTAAAGTTTAAAGATGATTTTGTGAACGATTTTTATAATTATATGGATAAAAAATTTGATTTTAGTGAGCGAATAGAAAAGGAAAAATTTGAAGTTCACAAAGATAAACTCAAAGTTTGGTATGATCGTTTTTTCAACGCAGATTTTACAAACGAATATTTTACATTTTTAATAAATGCAAGTCAAAAGCATGTCGATTTGAAAATAGAAGAAACTGCTATAAATGTGATGTTTAGCTTTTTAAGAAGGTGGTTTCATGAAAAAATATTTTTGATTTTAAGTGATGATTATAAAAGAAAAGAGGTGTTAATCAGTGTTCATAAGGCTATAGATATGAATGCAATGATAATGAATATGGCGTACCATGATGAACAGATAAAAAAATTTACATCTATATTTTCCCTAAGAGAGATGGTTATCTCATTTAGTGAGCGTTTTATGTTTTTTATGAACTCATTGCTGGTTTTGATATTAGTGATTTTGACTATTAATGCTACAATATTATTTTTTACAGAATTAGTAGATGCTTATACTCATTCAAGTGGAAAATTGCTCATCACAGCACTGGGATCTTTACTTATTTTATGGGTTTTAATTGAACTTTTACATACCGAAATACAACTATTAAAAGGTGGGAAGTTTAAAATAAGTGTTTTTATAGGGGTAGCGTTGATAGCGTTTATAAGGGACTTACTTATATTAACCTTAAAACATGAAGTAACAGGTAGTGGAACTATATTTGTCCTTGCATCGATTTTTATTCTCGGTTTAATATACTGGCTTGTTGCTAGAATGGAAAAGATGGATAATGTCAAAAGGAGCGTGAGATGATTGAATTTATAACGAAAAAACTTTTTGGTTCTTATAACGATAGATATCTAAAAAAAATAAGACCTATACTTGAAAAGGTAAACGCAAAAGAGCCTGAAATACAAGCTTTATCTAATGAAGAGCTCAGTAAAAAAACGGATGAGTTTAAATCAAGGCTTCAAAACGGTGAAACTCTCGATGATATTTTAGTTGATGCTTTTGCCGTTACTAGAGAAGTTAGTAAAAGAACTTTGAATATGAGACATTTCGATGTTCAGATATTAGGTGGTTATGTATTACATAAAGGCAAAATTGCTGAGATGAAAACTGGTGAGGGTAAAACCCTTGTAGCAACCCTAGCATTGTATTTAAATGCTTTAACTGAAAAAGGTGCTCACTTGGTTACTGTTAATGATTACCTTGCAAGACGTGATGCCATGTGGATGGCCCCAATTTATCTCTTTCTTGGTTTAACCGTGGGTGTTATACAGCACGAAATATCTTATTTGGTAGAATGGGATAATAAAGAAAAGTTTACAACAAAACTTGTGGAGTGCGATAGAAAAACCGCTTATCAGGCTGATATTACTTATGGGACAAACAATGAGTTTGGTTTTGATTATTTAAGAGACAATATGAAGTATGATATAAATGATTATGTTCAAAGAGACCTTCATTATGCAATAGTTGACGAGGTTGATAGTATATTGATTGATGAAGCAAGAACTCCATTAATTATAAGCGGACCTACAGATGAAAGAACTGATAAATATTATGAAATAGATAGAGTGGTTCGAGTTTTAAAAAAGGATGAAGATTATACCGTTGATGAGAAAAGCAGAACAGTTAAGTTAACAGATTCTGGTATTAACAAGATAGAAAAAGCATTAAATATAGATAATCTTTTCGATGTAAGGCATGTTGATACTCTTCATTTTGTAAATAACGCCCTTAAAGCTCATGCTCTTTTCAAAAGGGATGTTGATTATGTGGTTCAGGATGGAAAAGTTATTATTGTTGATGAATTTACAGGTAGATTAATGCCTGGTAGAAGATTCTCAGAAGGGTTGCATCAGGCTTTGGAAGCAAAAGAAGGTGTAGAGATTGAAAGTGAAAATCAAACGTTAGCATCTATTACATTTCAAAATTATTTTAGGATGTATGAGAAACTTGCAGGTATGACTGGTACAGCGGCTACAGAAGCGCAGGAGTTTAGAGAAATTTATGGTCTTGATGTAATTGTTATACCTACTCACAAACCGATGATAAGAAAAGACTTTCCTGATGTGATTTATAGAACTGCAAAAGAGAAGTATGATGCCATCGTGGATGAGATTGTAGAAATGCATTCTATTGGTAGACCTGTGCTTGTAGGTACTACTTCTATAGAAAAATCTGAATATTTAAGCAAACTTCTTAGGAAAAAAGGGATACCACATGAAGTTTTAAATGCAAAATATCATGAGCGAGAAGCCCAGATTGTTGCAAAGGCTGGTGAAAAAAAAGCAGTTACAATAGCAACAAATATGGCTGGAAGGGGTACGGATATCAAACTTGGGCCTGGTGTTGCAGAGCTTGGTGGCTTGCATATTCTTGGTACTGAACGACATGAATCAAGAAGAATTGATAATCAGTTAAGAGGTAGAGCCGGTAGGCAGGGTGATCCAGGGTCTTCACGTTTCTTTCTAAGTTTAGAAGATGATTTACTCAGGATTTTTGGCTCTGATAAAATTTCTGCGATAATGAACAAATTGGGTATGAAGGAGGGCGAGCCAATAGAACATCCTCTAATTTCTCGGGCGATTGAGAATGCTCAGAAAAAAGTAGAGGCGATGCACTTTGAAATAAGAAAGCATTTATTAGAATATGACAATGTTATGAATCAACAAAGACAGGTCGTTTACACTTTGAGACGGACAATTTTAGAAGGGAAAGATCTTGATGACATTGTCAACGAACATATTGAAAATGTCCTTGATGGTTTAATAAAAGAGTTTATTGATGCTCCGGATGATCCTGATTTTGAAAGTTTTGCAAAGAGTATTGAGAAGATTTTTGATATCAAAATAGATTTAACGGATAGGCAATCTAAAAAGGATATTGATGAGGATAAAAAGGTTATTTTGCAAAAAATAAATGAAAAAATTGAGATGAAGAAAAATGAAATTGGTGAGCATTATTATGGGTTTGTAAGATTTTTGCTTATTAACATTCTTGATAATAGATGGAAGGAACATTTATTGAATATGGACTATCTAAGAGATTCTGTTGGGTTAAGAGGATACGGTCAAAAAGATCCACTTATCGAATACAAAAGGGAATCTTATAACCTATTTATGGATATGATGAATAGGATATCTTTTGAATTTGTTGAATTTTTGTCTCATGTTCAAGTTGAAAGGGATGAAGAACTTGAATTGAAACAGGAAGAGAAAAATATTAAGGAAGAGAGAAGGGATATTTTTAGTGATGAGCAACCTAAAGAGGAGAAGAAGAAACCTATAAAACGTGCCACTCCTAAGGTTGGTAGAAATGATCCATGCCCTTGTGGAAGTGGGAAAAAATATAAAAAGTGTTGTGGTGCTAATCAGTAAAACTGATTAGAGGTAAAAATTTTTTTTAAGTATATAAAAGAGTGTTTATGTCATAAGCACTCTTTTTTTTCAGAAATTTATTAGCTCAAGGTAGTTATATAATAATTGGACAGTAGTAGTTGTATAAAATTAATTTGGTAAATTATAAAGGTCTGATTTTTCAATCTTTGCAAGGCATGAAAATTAATAATAATCGATGTTTTAATTGTAGCAAAAGCCTATTATGATAATCTTATTGATTTAGAAGGTAAATATCTATATCATAATATCTAAAGGGAAGATGAAGGGATATGCTTAAAGAAATAGGTGAAACAGTAAAATATAAATGGCTGATTGAAGAGGTAAATATTGAGAAACTCTTTGATCTTATTGATAAGTGGCGACTACCTCTACCTATCGGTGTAACTTTGTTTAAAAGAGGGATACTAACATCTGATGATCTGCACGCTTTTTTCAATACACCTTTGCAGAGTCTTAAAAACCCTTTTCATATGAAAGATATGGAAAAAGCTGTAAGAAGGGTTTATGAAGCTATCATTTCTGGTGAAAAGATTTGTGTATATGGCGATTATGATGTTGATGGTGTTACTTCAACTGCACTTATCTACCTCTTTTTAAAAGAAGTAGGAGCAAATGTGGGTTATTATATCCCAAATAGAATTGAAGAAGGGTATGGCTTAAATAAAGAGGCTATCAATGAACTGAGAGCTAGAGGTGTTGAGTTATTAATTACAGTTGATTGTGGAATAACGGCATTAGATGAAATAAAATTTGCGAAAAACATTGGTATGGATGTAATCATAACAGATCATCATAAGCCTCTTGAAAGTTTACCTGAAGCTCACAGCATCCTAAACCCTTTACAACCTGGAGATGAGTATAAGTTTAAACATCTATCAGGTGTTGGTGTAGCATTTAAGTTTATAATGGCTTTGAGATATTCTTTATCTTTAAATAATTTTTTTAAAGATAAGATACCCAACTTGAAAAAATATCTTGATATAGTGGCTCTTGGGACAATTGCAGATGTGGTTCCTATGGTTGATGAAAATAGAATCTTTGTAAAACATGGACTAAAAGTTTTATCTAAGAAAGATGTTAGGATCGGATTACAAGAGCTAAAGCGTGTTACAGGGCTTTTGAATACTAACATTGAAGTATCCCATGTTGGCTATGTGTTAGCACCAAGAATAAATGCTGTTGGAAGATTGGGGGAAAGCGATAGAGGGGTAAAATTATTAATTACTAAAAATAAAAATGAAGCAAGATGGCTTGCTGAAGAATTAGATATAGAAAATAGATATCGTCAAGAAATGGAAAAGAAAATATTAAATGATACCTTTAATAAAATTGAAAAATTAGGACTTGCAAATAAATATGCAGGAATGGTTTTATTTTCAGATAGATGGCATCCTGGGATTATTGGCATAGTGGCTTCAAGAGTTGCAGAAAAATATAATAAACCAACCATTGTGATTTCAGTGGAAAACGGAATAGGGAAAGGTTCTGCAAGAAGTATATCTGATTTCCATCTATATGATTGTTTACAAGAGCTGTCGGATCTTTTTTTGAAATTTGGAGGGCATAAATATGCTGCTGGATTACAGCTTTATGAAAGAGATATTAAGGTATTACAAAAAAGATTTCATGAGTTGGTAAGGAAATATAGAGATGTAGGTTCTGAAAAGTCTTCTATTGTGATAGATGCAATTGTAGAGCCCAAAGATATTAATATGGATTTGATGAACTGGATAGAGAGAATGAAACCTTTTGGACAAGGAAATCCTGAACCTGTTTTTTGTTTAAAAAGGGTTAGAAAGTACCAGCAGTTTGGTTTTACAGGTAGGGATAGAAGCCATGTTCGTGGTTTTGTTGAAAAAGATGGGTATATTTTTGAGATTGTTGGTTATAATATGAAAGAATATAAATATTTTTTGAAAAATTATGATAAATTTGATATTTTATTCACCCCAGAAATTAATCAGTGGTTTGGGGATAGATCGATATTATTGAAGATTAAGGATTTTAAAAGAGCATAATATGCCTGAAGATAAAAAAACCGTCAGATTATTAGATATTCAAGAAAAGCTTGTTAAAAATGGTATTACTGATCTTGAAAAACTTCACAAGGCTTATGTATATGCAGCAACAAAGCATCGAGGCCAGCTTAGAAAAAGTGGAGAACCATACCTTTCTCATCCATTAAATGTGGCTTACATATTAGCTGAAATGAATATGGATCTTGATACCGTGGTTGCTGGGCTTTTGCATGATACTTTAGAAGATACAGATGCTACCTATGAAGAGCTTGTAAACCTATTTGGTGAGGATGTAGCTTTTTTAGTTGATGGTGTTTCAAAAATTGGAAAGATAAATTTTAAATCTCACGAAGAGAAGCAAGCTGAAGCTTTTAGAAAAATGCTGATATCCATGTCTAAGGATATCAGAGTTATTGTTATAAAGCTTGCAGATAGACTCCATAATATGAGGACAATAAATTTTCTCCCTGAAGAAAAGAAGAAAAGGATAGCAAAGGAGACTCTTGAAATATATGCTCCACTTGCTCATAGGTTAGGTATTGCATGGATAAAGTGGGAGCTGGAAGATTTATCTTTTAGAATTTTAAATCCTGAAGCTTATTATGACATTTATAATAAAGTTAAACTTAAAAGAAGTGAAAGGGAGCAGTATTTAAAAGAGGTTATCAATATAGTTAAAGAAGTTTTAGAGAAAGAAGGGATAAAAGCAGAGGTTACTGGAAGGCCTAAGCACTTTTATAGTATATATACTAAAATGATACGTAAAAAAACATCTTTTGATGAAATTTATGATTTGCTTGCTTTAAGAGTGTTGGTTAACACTGTGGGTGAATGCTATGCGGTGTTGGGGATTATTCACAATCTATGGAAGCCAATTCAGGGGAGGATTAAAGATTATATAGCTATGCCAAAATCTAATATGTATCAGTCTTTACATACTACAGTAATTGGTCCAAGAGGTATGAAGGTTGAATTTCAAATTAGAACTTATGAAATGCATAGAATAGCAGAAGAGGGTATTGCTGCTCACTGGAAGTATAAAGAGGGTAAAGTATTTGATCCTAAAGAGGATACTACATTTATTTGGCTGAGACAACTTTTAGAGCAGAAAGATCTCAAAGATCCAAAAGAGTTTGTAGAGGCATTAAAAGAGGATGTATTGCCAATACAGATTTATGTTTTTACTCCAAATGGGGATATTGTAGAGTTGCCAGTTGGTTCTACACCTATTGATTTCGCTTATGCAATACATACAGAAGTGGGGCATCGTTGTGTAGGAGCAAAAGTTGATGGAAGGATGGTATCTCTAAAGTATAAGTTGAAAAATGGTGAAAAGGTTGAAATTTTAACATCTCCAAATCAAGAGCCTCGTAGAGATTGGTTGAATATTGTCAAAACAAATAGAGCAAAAACTAGAATAAGAAGTTATTTGCGCAAGAAAGAAGAAGATAAAGCTTTGGAGATTGGTAAGCAACTTTTAGACAAAATATTTAAAGAGAATAATCTTGTTTTTGATGATATTGTAAAAGATAAAAGCAATTTGAATAAAATATTAGAAAAATTTAGCTTACGAGATTATGATGATTTAATAAAATCTGTAGGGTATGGCAGGCTTTCTCCTAAGCAAGTAGTGCATCTTTTTTCAAAAAAAGATGAGACTACAACTCCTCAGATATCAAAGAGAACACATAGAAAAGATCCTTTCATAATAGACGGTATTGAAGATATGATGATAAAGATTGCTCAATGTTGCAAACCGTTGCCAGGTGATAAGATAAAAGGGTATATCACAAGAGGAAGAGGGATTGTTGTCCATAAAGAAGACTGTAAGAATTTTAAAAACATAGCAATTGATGAAAACAGAGTAATTGATGTTCAGTGGAATGTGGATAAAAATTTTAAAATGTCTGTTAAAATTGATTCTATTACTGAGGATAGACCTGGAATACTGAGTGAAATTGCAAATGTGATAAAGGATATGGGTATAAACATTGTTGAGTTCTCTGCAAGACCAATAATGAAGGGGAAAGCAAGACAGGTATTTAGTGTTGAAGTTAATGATAAAAATCAGCTTAATAGATTAATAACTAAGATTAAATCTATCCCAGGTGTAGAAAATATAAAAATTTTATAATATGTTTATTGTAAAGAAATTTATTACATATTTTTTGATACCACCAGGTGTTTTTATTTTAATCAATTTGATATTAGCTTTTTTGACAAAAGAAAAATTAATCAAAAGGTTTTTAATTTTTTCAGCTTTAATAATTTATTTTCTATCAATTAGCCCAACAAAAGATATTTTACTTTACCCTCTTATTGTAAAGTTTGAAGATAAGAAATGCAGTGACTTTGATGCTGTAGTAATATTGGGTGGGGGTGTTTATGCTGATGGTGAGTTAAAAGAGGATTCTTTGAAAAGATTGGTAGAGGGTTATCTTATTGCCAAAAAAGCAAATAAACCGATTATTCTTTCAGGTGGCAAAGTTTTTAAAAATTTAGAGCCGGAATCATTGATAATGAGAAATAAACTTCTCAATTTAGGATTTGATGGTGAAATTTTTATTGATGATACAAGTAAAGATACAAATGAAAATGCTACTTTTGTTAAGAAAATTATTGCTGCAAACAATTTTAATAAAGTCCTTCTCATTACTTCAGGATATCATGCAATGAGAAGCAAGATGTTGTTTGAAAAACATGGAATAAATAGTTGTGTTGTTTTGGTGGATAAAAAGATTGATAAAAAATATAATTTTGTGGATTTTTTACCGGTAGCTTCTAATTTACATACAATTTCAAAAGTAATCAAAGAATATTTGGGGATTTTATATTATTCTATGAAATAAAAAAAAGCTGCAGTTAGGACTGCAGCTTTTTTAGCTTTGACAATATATTAAAAGAAACTTCTATTGGGCAGTAATTTAGTTCCCCTTTGCTTGCTTCATTACCTCTTCCACAAAATTTTCCTGCTTTTTTTCGATACCCTCACCCAGTTGATATCTTACAAATCTTCTAACTTTTATATTTTCGCCTATTTTAGCGATTTTTTCAGCTATATATTGAGATACAGTCAAATCAGGGTTTTTTACAAATGGTTGATCTAAAAGACAGATGCTTTCTAGATATTTTCTCACCTGTCCTTCAACAATTTTTTCAATTATATGATCTGGTTTTCCCTGCTCTTTAGCTTTTGCTATATAAATCTCTTTTTCTTTGTCTATAACTTCTTGAGGAACTTCCTCTTTTGATACATAAAGAGGGTTTGAAGCACAAATATGCATAGCTATGTCATGGCAAAGCTCTTTAAACTCATCGGTTCTTGCAACAAAATCTGTTTCACAGTTTATTTCAACTAAAACCCCTATTTTTCCACCACCGTGGATGTATGAGGCTACCAAACCTTCTGCAGCAACTCTTCCAGCTTTTTTAGCTGCATCTGCAAGCCCTTTCTTTCTTAAATATTCGATAGCTTTTTCTATATTACCATCTGTTTCTTGCAGGGCTTTTTTACAGTCCATCATCCCTGCGCCAGTTTTTTCTCTTAATTCTTTTACTAATGCTGCTGTTATTTGAGCCATTATTACTCCTCCTTAG is a window encoding:
- the thpR gene encoding RNA 2',3'-cyclic phosphodiesterase; its protein translation is MNENLRLFIAVKFDNKVNSLVEKVTNSIKDYAKIKPVAINNLHVTLAFLGSQQKTYVNKITNCLDAIKSKPITVYFDKFSFFERNSSPTVFFLNGFSEELANLTKNLRNCLKKNRITFDNKKFIIHLTGARIKTVFNKKRLYDFIDKINENFKKISSQVNEITLFQSTLTKEGPIYSPLYIKKLSQEETDG
- a CDS encoding competence/damage-inducible protein A; its protein translation is MNCAIFAIGNEILEGSITDTNSTYLAKHLTDLGFKIVEIKALPDNKEILVDNFTYALKNYDLTITTGGLGPTFDDLTAETVALAANREFIFYEDVYKSIENKLAVRGVKIKESHKHQAYLPKDAILFQNDKGTAVGFCVENSGSLIISLPGIPYEMKHMFENYVVPFLKNRFDLKPIYKKDLKFIGIPESDVDEAIINTEKSDDTEVIINTSKGMIIVRIRSYNYEKLMAFAEKLKDKLNKFYFGEDDDTLESVILKKLIAKNITISTAESCTGGLIAKKLTDIPGSSKSFLGSIVSYSNDAKNNILNVSKETLEKFGAVSEECCKEMLTGCKKIFNSDIVIATTGIAGPDGGTKDKPVGTVFVGINMKDKVFIKKYLFNGDREAIRERTANIAFRNLLELLSE
- a CDS encoding phosphatidylglycerophosphatase A family protein — encoded protein: MHKFLKWIATGFNVGFVPNAPGTFGTLVAIPIVLITLNFSIFFKFLLFIAMFIIGIIASEYYQHYYEKEDPAEVVIDEIVAYYFIMIFVPYNLLNLILAFFIFRFFDILKPYPIKNVENSVKGGVGIMLDDILAAIYTLIIILVLRLFI
- the hisA gene encoding 1-(5-phosphoribosyl)-5-[(5-phosphoribosylamino)methylideneamino]imidazole-4-carboxamide isomerase, coding for MLVIPAIDILEGKVVRLKQGVMKDSTKYFDNPLDVAKMFQDLGAKRIHIVDLDGAKEGTTVNFDIISKIVQNTNLEIEVGGGIRNFEKAEKYFNLGINYIIIGTAAIKNREFTKEVINKYENRVILGFDCKDENVATDGWYEKSDVTIFEIIDYYKRLKPHALIYTDISRDGMLTGLNFDMLKKLANYSEIPIIASGGVKGIEDIIRLQEIPRIYGCIVGKAFYEGKIDLKEAFKLQN
- the hisH gene encoding imidazole glycerol phosphate synthase subunit HisH is translated as MIAIIDYNSGNVRSVQKAFEYVGFDAIITNDKERIDSATHIVLPGVGAFGDCYKNLVNLDLVEVIHENIKKGKPFLGICVGMQLLFEKSFEFGIFEGLGYFNGSIKKFPEDIVKDGKKIPHMGWNTINILKSHPIINGLKNGSYFYFVHSYSAPVIEDTIATCNYGIDFTAITAKDNIVATQFHPEKSAENGLKIVKNFGEWKC
- the hisB gene encoding imidazoleglycerol-phosphate dehydratase HisB, with translation MRTATLERKTKETEIKLTINLDGKGEYEIETEVGFFNHMLELFTHHSAIDLKLKAKGDTHVDYHHLVEDVGILLGKAFYQALGDKKGINRYGFSLIPMDEALVETAIDFSGRPFLVFNAEFYTEKIGDFHTELIEEFFQAFTKNAKVTLHINKRDGKNSHHIAEAIFKSFARSVKEAIKINNDKISSTKGVLE
- a CDS encoding phosphate-starvation-inducible PsiE family protein, which gives rise to MNLRKITPLYELSKKDIEHIRSIKEDMLKFKDDFVNDFYNYMDKKFDFSERIEKEKFEVHKDKLKVWYDRFFNADFTNEYFTFLINASQKHVDLKIEETAINVMFSFLRRWFHEKIFLILSDDYKRKEVLISVHKAIDMNAMIMNMAYHDEQIKKFTSIFSLREMVISFSERFMFFMNSLLVLILVILTINATILFFTELVDAYTHSSGKLLITALGSLLILWVLIELLHTEIQLLKGGKFKISVFIGVALIAFIRDLLILTLKHEVTGSGTIFVLASIFILGLIYWLVARMEKMDNVKRSVR